A genomic segment from Streptomyces antibioticus encodes:
- a CDS encoding YxiG-like protein, with the protein MDTAVLEQLLDEALDHAVVHHGYTDYMRDYEVVVYATADPRTGVAPAYLRYLFRYCVEARCETSVPPDIWRVSLDDRLIEQETAADLADLDGYVWGVKWHCLYPGATVLPASEAGRRWSEALGIDFHEVRMETNAHTLTLVFSDLQVSELPTHPAR; encoded by the coding sequence ATGGACACCGCCGTACTCGAACAGTTGCTGGACGAGGCCCTCGATCATGCCGTCGTGCACCACGGATACACCGACTACATGCGCGACTACGAGGTCGTCGTCTACGCGACGGCTGATCCCCGTACCGGAGTTGCGCCCGCCTACCTGCGGTATCTCTTCCGGTACTGCGTCGAGGCCCGGTGTGAGACGTCGGTGCCGCCGGACATCTGGCGGGTTTCCTTGGACGACCGGCTCATCGAGCAGGAGACCGCCGCCGACCTCGCCGACCTCGACGGATATGTGTGGGGTGTGAAGTGGCATTGTCTGTATCCAGGAGCCACCGTACTGCCGGCGTCCGAGGCGGGGCGTCGGTGGTCGGAAGCGCTCGGGATCGACTTTCACGAGGTGCGCATGGAGACCAACGCGCACACCCTGACCCTGGTGTTCTCCGACCTTCAGGTGAGCGAACTCCCTACCCACCCTGCCCGTTGA
- a CDS encoding DUF1152 domain-containing protein, with product MFTLHEPPLFTRLRDARRVLVAGAGGGFDVYAGLPLALALRAAGKDVHLANLSFADLYGLPAEVWPAPDVAAVRPGTPARGDYFPEHTLATWLDGHGLPATVYAFPRTGVKPLRDAYRALLDHLGGVDAIVLVDGGTDILMRGDEHGLGTPEEDMASLAAVYGLDEVPHRLVACLGFGVDAHHGVNHALVLENLAALDREGGYLGAFSLPRDSREGALYLDAVAHAQASTPGRPSIVNGSVAAAVRGEFGDVRFTERTRDSELFVNPLMSVYFCADAPALARRNLYLDRLEDTVLMRQISSRIEDFRDGLPVLRQPRAYPH from the coding sequence GTGTTCACCCTCCACGAGCCTCCCCTGTTCACCCGGCTGCGCGACGCGCGCCGGGTGCTCGTCGCCGGTGCGGGCGGCGGCTTCGACGTGTACGCGGGCCTGCCGCTGGCCCTCGCGCTGCGGGCGGCGGGCAAGGACGTCCACCTCGCCAACCTCTCCTTCGCCGACCTGTACGGGCTGCCCGCCGAGGTCTGGCCGGCTCCCGACGTCGCGGCCGTCCGCCCCGGCACCCCGGCCCGCGGCGACTACTTCCCCGAACACACCCTGGCCACCTGGCTCGACGGGCACGGTCTGCCCGCCACGGTGTACGCCTTCCCGCGCACCGGTGTGAAGCCGCTGCGCGACGCCTACCGCGCGCTCCTCGACCACCTGGGCGGGGTCGACGCGATCGTCCTGGTGGACGGCGGCACGGACATCCTGATGCGCGGCGACGAACACGGCCTCGGCACGCCCGAGGAGGACATGGCCAGCCTGGCCGCCGTGTACGGCCTGGACGAGGTCCCGCACCGGCTGGTGGCGTGTCTCGGCTTCGGTGTGGACGCCCACCACGGCGTCAACCACGCGCTGGTCCTGGAGAACCTGGCCGCGCTGGACCGGGAGGGCGGCTACCTGGGCGCGTTCTCGCTGCCGCGCGACAGCCGGGAGGGCGCCCTGTACCTCGACGCGGTGGCCCATGCCCAGGCGTCCACGCCGGGCCGGCCGAGCATCGTCAACGGCTCCGTCGCCGCCGCCGTACGCGGGGAGTTCGGGGACGTACGGTTCACCGAACGGACCAGGGACAGCGAGCTGTTCGTCAACCCGCTGATGAGCGTGTACTTCTGCGCCGACGCGCCCGCGCTGGCCCGCCGCAACCTGTACCTGGACCGCCTGGAGGACACCGTCCTGATGCGGCAGATCAGCTCCCGCATCGAGGACTTCCGCGACGGCCTGCCCGTGCTGCGGCAGCCGCGCGCCTACCCGCACTGA
- a CDS encoding roadblock/LC7 domain-containing protein: MAVEAEVLKELRRLRACMPEVTGVLAASADGLVLARDMPDVEPEGLAALTAAALGIGQRMTDLAGGGGFRELLVRGAGGYIATYAAGPTAVLTLVADDRVNVGRLHLEGRRGGSRIADLLTGRFPADRPLLADRPAPAPAPAPATPRGPMLGALPIRIPPQSRREY, from the coding sequence ATGGCCGTCGAGGCCGAGGTTCTGAAGGAACTGCGCCGACTGCGCGCGTGCATGCCCGAGGTGACGGGGGTCCTGGCGGCCAGTGCCGACGGGCTGGTCCTGGCGCGGGACATGCCGGACGTCGAGCCGGAGGGGCTGGCCGCGCTCACCGCGGCGGCGCTCGGCATCGGGCAGCGGATGACCGACCTCGCCGGCGGCGGAGGATTCCGTGAGCTGCTGGTCCGCGGGGCCGGCGGGTACATCGCCACCTACGCGGCCGGGCCGACCGCCGTGCTGACGCTCGTCGCCGACGACCGGGTCAACGTCGGCCGGCTGCACCTGGAGGGGCGGCGCGGCGGCAGCCGGATCGCCGACCTCCTCACGGGCCGCTTTCCGGCCGACCGGCCCCTCCTCGCCGACCGGCCCGCACCCGCGCCCGCACCCGCCCCCGCGACCCCCCGTGGCCCGATGCTCGGCGCCCTGCCGATCCGGATACCGCCCCAGTCCCGCCGCGAGTACTGA
- a CDS encoding SpoIIE family protein phosphatase codes for MTGSAGDDELRPPGPPPALLTGAAVDALRAGNGRAGGVYLRSGTPGVLRLAVVTGLPGPLFRPWWRVHVDRPFPVADVHRTGTPVVLANATDAMRRYPQFAAGLPFQFAALNVPVVAEGVSFGVMTALRDAVADAGELLAERERLAEAANALAKALLRLEAEGGGTVWDDDPLCVRPPATASPPGRVGRFSWDPASDTVLADDQARALFGLPPGALPRTLDALARVVDPADAHRLPDLLHRTAEGRPPTVPIEVRSAAGGLRLLELWPASDGAPGAVTGVLLDPGPGALADGAADLLPEGVFCLDRLGLVVYANARAAELLGVERARLVGRPLWDAVPWLSQPACEEHLRGALLSPEPVHFHVRWPGGEPPPFEGDWLSMAVYPGADLVTCTAVPATRMPDDSAPAPEDSGAPPAEDTSTAPLYRPILLAIALTEAVTARQVSAVVMQELLPAFGGRRLAIYLLQERHLYLAWESGFPEGFLAPFEGVGLDAHLPGVETLTTGRPLFFDSMEELAAAYPGIRLDATVGARAFLPLIASGRPVGSCILGFDRPRSFSSEERTVLTALAGLIAHAMEKAQRYDTEAALARGLQQALLPRRLSQHARVETAGRYLPGTEGMDVGGDWYDVVGAGDGLALVIGDVQGHGVQAAATMGQLRSAVRAFALGDHPPEQVMSGTNRLLIDLDPGQFASCCYVRLDPVTGRARAARAGHLPPLLRHPDGRTDVVELPGGVVLGVDPRAHYPVTELVLEPGAILALYTDGLVERPGHDIDDGIAALRAALAEAGSRPSGPLADVADRLTVTARHLVDRPDDIALLLATRPEGPGDHPGST; via the coding sequence ATGACTGGGAGCGCCGGGGACGACGAGCTGAGGCCGCCGGGACCGCCGCCCGCGCTGCTGACCGGGGCCGCGGTGGACGCCCTGCGGGCCGGGAACGGCCGCGCCGGGGGCGTATACCTGCGCTCCGGCACGCCCGGCGTCCTGCGTCTCGCGGTCGTCACGGGGCTGCCCGGTCCGCTGTTCCGGCCGTGGTGGCGGGTGCATGTGGACCGGCCGTTCCCGGTGGCCGACGTGCACCGCACCGGCACCCCGGTGGTGCTGGCGAACGCCACGGACGCGATGCGCCGCTATCCGCAGTTCGCGGCGGGCCTGCCGTTCCAGTTCGCCGCGCTGAACGTCCCGGTGGTGGCGGAGGGCGTGTCCTTCGGTGTGATGACGGCACTGCGCGACGCGGTGGCGGACGCCGGGGAGCTGCTGGCCGAGCGCGAACGGCTCGCCGAGGCGGCGAACGCCCTGGCGAAGGCCCTGCTGCGGCTGGAGGCCGAGGGCGGGGGCACGGTCTGGGACGACGATCCGCTGTGCGTACGGCCCCCGGCCACCGCCTCCCCGCCGGGCCGGGTGGGCCGGTTCTCCTGGGATCCCGCGAGCGACACGGTCCTCGCCGACGACCAGGCGCGGGCCCTGTTCGGGCTGCCGCCCGGCGCGCTGCCGCGGACCCTGGACGCGCTGGCCCGGGTCGTGGACCCGGCCGACGCGCACCGGCTGCCCGACCTGCTGCACCGTACCGCCGAGGGCCGGCCGCCGACCGTGCCGATCGAGGTGCGCAGCGCGGCGGGCGGGCTGCGGCTGCTGGAGCTGTGGCCGGCGTCCGACGGCGCCCCGGGGGCCGTGACCGGCGTCCTGCTGGATCCGGGGCCCGGCGCGCTCGCCGACGGGGCCGCCGACCTCCTGCCGGAGGGGGTGTTCTGCCTCGACCGGCTCGGGTTGGTCGTCTACGCCAACGCGCGGGCCGCCGAGCTGCTGGGGGTGGAGCGCGCCCGGCTGGTGGGCCGTCCGCTGTGGGACGCGGTGCCGTGGCTGAGCCAGCCGGCCTGCGAGGAGCATCTGCGGGGCGCGCTGCTGTCGCCGGAGCCGGTGCACTTCCATGTGCGGTGGCCGGGCGGCGAGCCGCCGCCGTTCGAGGGGGACTGGCTGAGCATGGCCGTCTATCCCGGCGCCGACCTGGTCACCTGTACGGCGGTCCCGGCCACCCGGATGCCGGACGACTCGGCGCCCGCGCCCGAGGACTCCGGGGCGCCGCCCGCCGAGGACACCTCGACGGCCCCGCTGTACCGGCCCATCCTGCTGGCGATCGCGCTGACCGAGGCGGTGACCGCCCGGCAGGTGTCGGCGGTGGTGATGCAGGAGCTGCTGCCCGCGTTCGGCGGCCGCCGGCTCGCCATCTACCTGCTCCAGGAACGGCATCTGTACCTGGCCTGGGAGAGCGGCTTCCCGGAGGGCTTCCTCGCCCCGTTCGAGGGCGTCGGCCTCGACGCGCACCTGCCGGGCGTGGAGACGCTGACCACGGGCCGCCCGCTGTTCTTCGACTCCATGGAGGAGCTGGCGGCCGCCTACCCGGGGATACGTCTCGACGCGACCGTGGGCGCCCGCGCCTTCCTGCCGCTGATCGCCTCCGGCCGCCCGGTCGGCTCGTGCATCCTCGGCTTCGACCGCCCCCGCAGCTTCAGCTCCGAGGAGCGCACGGTCCTCACCGCGCTCGCCGGGCTGATCGCCCACGCGATGGAGAAGGCCCAGCGCTACGACACCGAGGCCGCCCTCGCCCGCGGACTCCAGCAGGCCCTGCTGCCGCGCCGGCTGTCGCAGCACGCGCGCGTGGAGACCGCCGGACGGTATCTGCCGGGCACCGAGGGCATGGACGTCGGCGGCGACTGGTACGACGTCGTGGGCGCGGGCGACGGACTGGCGCTGGTGATCGGGGACGTCCAGGGACACGGCGTGCAGGCGGCCGCCACGATGGGCCAACTGCGCAGCGCGGTCCGTGCCTTCGCGCTCGGCGACCATCCGCCCGAGCAGGTCATGAGCGGCACGAACCGGCTCCTCATCGACCTGGACCCCGGCCAGTTCGCGAGCTGCTGCTACGTCCGTCTCGACCCGGTCACTGGCCGGGCGCGGGCCGCCCGGGCGGGCCATCTCCCGCCGCTGCTGCGCCACCCCGACGGCCGTACGGACGTCGTCGAGCTGCCCGGCGGGGTGGTCCTCGGCGTCGACCCGCGCGCCCACTATCCGGTGACCGAGCTGGTCCTCGAACCCGGGGCGATCCTGGCGCTCTACACGGACGGGCTGGTCGAGCGGCCGGGGCACGACATCGACGACGGGATCGCCGCCCTGCGCGCGGCCCTGGCCGAGGCCGGGTCGCGCCCGTCCGGGCCGCTCGCCGACGTCGCCGACCGGCTCACCGTGACGGCCCGGCATCTCGTGGACCGGCCCGACGACATCGCCCTGCTGCTCGCCACCCGTCCCGAGGGCCCCGGAGATCACCCGGGGAGCACGTGA
- a CDS encoding FAD-dependent oxidoreductase, whose protein sequence is MPRPLRVAIVGAGPAGIYAADALLKSDVAADPGVSIDLFERMPAPFGLIRYGVAPDHPRIKGIITALHQVLDKPQIRLFGNVDYPTDISLDDLRAFYDAVIFSTGATADRELPIPGVELDGSYGAADFVSWYDGHPDVPRTWPLEAEKVAVLGVGNVALDVARILAKTADELLPTEIPPNVYDGLKANKAVEIHVFGRRGPAQAKFSPMELRELDHSPTIEVIVDPEDIDYDDGSIATRRGNKQADMVAKTLENWAIRDIGERPHKLFLHFFESPTEILGEDGKVVGLRTERTALDGTGNVKGTGEFKDWDLGAVYRAVGYLSEKLPKLPWDLESGTVPDEGGRVIQESGTHLQSVYVTGWIRRGPVGLIGHTKGDANETVSNLLDDHANGRLQTPSAPEPEAVEAFLAEREIRYTTWEGWYKLDAAEKALGEPQGRERVKLVEREDMLRESGA, encoded by the coding sequence ATGCCCCGCCCCCTGCGGGTAGCCATCGTCGGAGCCGGCCCCGCCGGGATCTACGCCGCCGACGCGCTGCTCAAGTCCGATGTGGCCGCCGACCCCGGTGTCTCCATCGACCTCTTCGAGCGGATGCCGGCCCCGTTCGGACTGATCCGTTACGGCGTGGCTCCGGACCACCCCCGGATCAAGGGCATCATCACCGCCCTGCACCAGGTGCTCGACAAGCCGCAGATCCGTCTCTTCGGCAACGTCGACTACCCGACCGACATCAGCCTCGACGACCTGCGCGCCTTCTACGACGCCGTGATCTTCTCGACCGGCGCGACGGCCGACCGCGAACTGCCGATCCCGGGCGTCGAGCTGGACGGCTCGTACGGCGCCGCGGACTTCGTGTCCTGGTACGACGGCCACCCGGACGTGCCGCGCACCTGGCCGCTGGAGGCCGAGAAGGTCGCCGTCCTGGGCGTCGGCAACGTGGCGCTCGACGTGGCCCGCATCCTGGCCAAGACGGCCGACGAGCTGCTCCCCACGGAGATCCCGCCGAACGTCTACGACGGCCTCAAGGCCAACAAGGCCGTGGAGATCCACGTCTTCGGCCGCCGGGGCCCGGCCCAGGCGAAGTTCTCCCCGATGGAGCTGCGCGAGCTGGACCACTCCCCCACCATCGAGGTCATCGTCGACCCCGAGGACATCGACTACGACGACGGCTCGATCGCCACCCGGCGCGGCAACAAGCAGGCCGACATGGTCGCCAAGACGCTGGAGAACTGGGCGATCCGCGACATCGGCGAGCGCCCGCACAAGCTGTTCCTGCACTTCTTCGAGTCGCCGACGGAGATCCTCGGCGAGGACGGCAAGGTCGTCGGCCTGCGCACCGAGCGCACCGCCCTGGACGGCACCGGCAACGTCAAGGGCACCGGCGAGTTCAAGGACTGGGACCTCGGCGCGGTCTACCGCGCGGTCGGCTACCTGTCCGAGAAGCTGCCCAAGCTGCCCTGGGACCTGGAGTCGGGCACGGTTCCCGACGAGGGCGGCCGGGTCATCCAGGAGAGCGGCACCCACCTCCAGTCGGTCTACGTCACCGGCTGGATCCGGCGCGGCCCGGTCGGCCTCATCGGCCACACCAAGGGCGACGCCAACGAGACGGTCTCCAACCTGCTGGACGACCACGCGAACGGCCGGCTCCAGACGCCGTCCGCGCCGGAGCCGGAGGCCGTGGAGGCGTTCCTCGCCGAGCGCGAGATCCGGTACACCACGTGGGAGGGCTGGTACAAGCTCGACGCCGCCGAGAAGGCGCTGGGCGAGCCGCAGGGACGCGAGCGCGTGAAGCTCGTCGAGCGTGAGGACATGCTGCGGGAGAGCGGGGCGTAG
- a CDS encoding alpha/beta fold hydrolase, with protein MVAVAELSIPTAAGVFDAIAAGPHEGRPVLLLHGFPQTSLVWQRQLTALAAQGYRAVAPDQRGYSPGVRPPRPEDYTITTLVDDVIAITEALGWPTFDLVGHDWGGAVAWWTADAHPGRVRTLTVVSTPHPGALAVALRIDEDQRTRSRYMRDWRETPATEDRLLADDARLLRTLYANKVPRAAEDAYVRHLSRPGALTAALNWYRAGRPSHPIGTIDVPTLYVWSTQDTAFGPTAAQETGRWVTAPYHFETLPDTTHWIPEEAPDTLNDLLLEHLNGQGG; from the coding sequence GTGGTTGCCGTAGCCGAACTGAGCATCCCCACCGCGGCGGGGGTCTTCGACGCCATCGCGGCGGGTCCGCACGAGGGCCGCCCGGTACTCCTGCTGCACGGCTTCCCCCAGACGAGCCTGGTCTGGCAGCGACAGCTCACGGCCCTGGCCGCACAGGGCTACCGAGCGGTGGCCCCGGACCAGCGCGGCTACTCCCCGGGGGTCCGCCCGCCGCGCCCCGAGGACTACACGATCACCACCTTGGTCGACGACGTCATCGCGATCACGGAGGCGCTGGGCTGGCCGACCTTCGACCTGGTCGGACACGACTGGGGCGGGGCGGTGGCCTGGTGGACGGCGGACGCCCACCCCGGCCGCGTCCGCACCCTGACCGTCGTCTCGACCCCGCACCCCGGCGCCCTCGCCGTCGCCCTGCGCATCGACGAGGACCAGCGCACGCGGTCGCGCTACATGCGGGACTGGCGCGAGACGCCCGCGACGGAGGACCGCCTGCTAGCCGACGACGCCCGCCTCCTGCGCACCCTCTACGCGAACAAGGTCCCGCGGGCCGCCGAGGACGCGTACGTCCGCCACCTCTCCCGCCCCGGCGCCCTCACGGCGGCGCTGAACTGGTACCGCGCCGGCCGCCCGTCCCACCCGATCGGCACCATCGACGTACCCACGCTGTACGTCTGGAGCACCCAGGACACGGCCTTCGGCCCGACGGCGGCCCAGGAGACGGGCCGCTGGGTCACCGCCCCGTACCACTTCGAAACCCTCCCGGACACGACCCACTGGATCCCCGAGGAGGCCCCGGACACCCTGAACGACCTGCTCCTGGAACACCTCAACGGGCAGGGTGGGTAG
- a CDS encoding lipoprotein, translating to MRAGVGNVGRGLVVLGMVVGMAAVTGCSGGESGGSTSVGASASPTADVAKRGASVGADGSACELPVTFDTAEFWKPKAVDASAATQEGGDLGELADAFLRQGPVTVACEIDAKPAGKIGFLRVYTGEAGDAEPRAVLEEFVAAAEGVSGATYRSVEAGEVSGTEVEYQTTSELLEETKKERALAVGTPEGTVILHLGGMDTQEHEAMLPAYELAKSTLRVSG from the coding sequence GTGCGTGCAGGGGTGGGGAACGTGGGGCGGGGGCTCGTCGTCCTCGGGATGGTGGTGGGGATGGCCGCCGTCACCGGGTGTTCGGGTGGGGAGAGCGGGGGGTCCACGAGTGTGGGGGCCTCGGCGAGCCCCACCGCCGATGTCGCCAAGCGTGGGGCGTCGGTCGGGGCGGACGGGTCGGCGTGTGAGCTGCCCGTCACCTTCGACACCGCCGAGTTCTGGAAGCCGAAGGCGGTCGACGCGTCGGCGGCGACGCAGGAGGGCGGTGACCTGGGGGAGCTGGCGGACGCGTTCCTGCGGCAGGGGCCCGTCACCGTGGCCTGTGAGATCGACGCCAAGCCCGCCGGGAAGATCGGCTTCCTGCGGGTCTACACCGGCGAGGCGGGCGACGCCGAGCCGCGCGCGGTGCTGGAGGAGTTCGTGGCCGCCGCCGAGGGCGTGAGCGGGGCGACGTACCGGTCGGTCGAGGCCGGCGAGGTCAGCGGTACCGAGGTCGAGTATCAGACCACGAGCGAGCTGCTGGAGGAGACGAAGAAGGAGCGCGCCCTGGCGGTCGGGACGCCGGAGGGGACCGTGATCCTGCACCTGGGCGGCATGGACACCCAGGAGCACGAGGCGATGCTCCCGGCGTACGAGCTGGCCAAGAGCACCCTGCGCGTCTCCGGCTGA
- a CDS encoding SpoIIE family protein phosphatase/ATP-binding protein, with protein MVRLLGRSDAQPARRPRGPRVLRTSESALGGRSLAAQVFVLQVVIVLLVVVAAVVALLLQVRHDSAQEARRRSVAVAQTFANSPGIVAALRSPDPTALLQPSAEAARKASDMDFIVVLNTDGIRYTHPKPDRIGKQFVGNYQPALRGETVVEEVDGTIGRLVQAVVPVKAPNGTVVGMVSSGITTEHVGGNADRQLPLVLASAAVALVLATASTALVSRRLLRQTHGLGPREMTRMYEHHDAVLHAVREGVIIVGGDGDLLLANDEAHRLLDLPPDAERRQVLDLGLDPGTAELLASGQIVTDEVHLVGDRLLAINQRPTDLADGPAGSVATLRDSTELRALSGRAEAARERLDLLYAAGVGIGTSLDVTRTAEELTELAVPRFADFTTVDLFDAVLDGEEPEARGVLRRTAVGGIRKGAPLYAVGERIRFVPSSPQARSLAGSRPVLEARLAEAPGWRAQDLERTEQVVEFGIHSLITVPVRAGALVLGVVSFWRSERPDPFDPDEVVLAEELVARAAVSIDNARRFTREHGMAVTLQRSLLPRTLPEQNALDIAYRYLPAQAGVGGDWFDVLPLSGARVALVVGDVVGHGLHAAATMGRLRTAVHNFSALDLAPEELLGLVDELVARIDQDEEADGTSAPVSGATCLYAIYDPVSRRCTIARAGHPPPALVRPDGRVEYPDVPAGPPLGLGGLPFETAELELPEGSRLVLYTDGLVEDRQRDIDTGLDLLRAALERGADGTPDQICRTVLESMLPARPNDDIALIVARTRGLGADRVAEWDVPMDPAAVGVVRSAVVRQLDLWGLEELSFTTELILSELVTNAIRYGAAPVRVRLLRDRTLICEVADSSNTSPHLRYAAMTDEGGRGLFLVAQLTDRWGTRYTPTGKIIWAEQPLP; from the coding sequence ATGGTCCGACTCCTGGGGCGCTCGGACGCCCAGCCGGCCCGTCGACCCCGGGGCCCGCGGGTCCTGCGTACGTCAGAGTCCGCGCTGGGCGGACGCAGTCTCGCCGCGCAGGTGTTCGTCCTCCAGGTCGTGATCGTGCTGCTGGTCGTGGTGGCCGCGGTGGTGGCCCTGCTGCTCCAGGTGCGGCACGACAGCGCCCAGGAGGCCCGCAGGCGTTCGGTGGCCGTCGCCCAGACTTTCGCGAACTCGCCGGGGATCGTCGCCGCGCTGCGCAGCCCGGATCCCACGGCGCTGCTCCAGCCGTCGGCCGAGGCCGCCCGCAAGGCGTCCGACATGGACTTCATCGTCGTACTGAACACCGACGGCATCCGCTACACGCACCCCAAGCCGGACCGGATCGGCAAGCAGTTCGTCGGGAACTACCAGCCGGCGCTGCGCGGCGAGACGGTCGTCGAGGAGGTCGACGGGACGATCGGGCGGCTGGTGCAGGCCGTCGTACCGGTGAAGGCGCCGAACGGCACGGTCGTCGGGATGGTGTCGTCCGGCATCACCACCGAGCACGTCGGCGGGAACGCGGACCGCCAGCTCCCGCTGGTCCTGGCCAGCGCCGCCGTGGCGCTGGTCCTGGCCACCGCGAGCACCGCGCTGGTCAGCCGCCGGCTGCTGCGCCAGACGCACGGCCTGGGCCCGCGCGAGATGACGCGGATGTACGAGCACCACGACGCGGTGCTGCACGCGGTCCGCGAAGGGGTCATCATCGTCGGCGGGGACGGCGATCTGCTGCTCGCCAACGACGAGGCGCACCGGCTGCTCGACCTGCCGCCGGACGCCGAGCGCCGGCAGGTCCTCGACCTCGGTCTCGACCCGGGGACGGCGGAGCTGCTGGCGTCCGGGCAGATCGTCACGGACGAGGTGCATCTGGTCGGGGACCGGCTGCTGGCGATCAACCAGCGGCCCACCGACCTGGCGGACGGCCCGGCCGGCAGCGTCGCCACCCTGCGGGACTCCACGGAGCTGCGCGCGCTGTCCGGGCGGGCGGAGGCGGCCCGTGAACGGCTGGACCTGCTGTACGCGGCCGGGGTCGGAATCGGCACCAGCCTGGACGTCACCCGCACCGCCGAGGAGCTGACGGAACTTGCGGTGCCGAGGTTCGCGGACTTCACGACCGTCGACCTGTTCGACGCCGTGCTGGACGGCGAGGAGCCGGAGGCCCGGGGCGTGCTGCGGCGCACGGCGGTCGGCGGGATCCGCAAGGGCGCGCCGCTGTACGCGGTGGGTGAGCGGATCCGGTTCGTGCCCAGCTCGCCGCAGGCCCGCAGCCTGGCCGGGTCGCGGCCGGTGCTGGAGGCGCGGCTGGCGGAGGCGCCGGGCTGGCGGGCCCAGGACCTGGAGCGCACCGAGCAGGTCGTGGAGTTCGGCATCCATTCGCTGATCACGGTCCCGGTGCGGGCCGGGGCGCTGGTGCTGGGCGTGGTGAGCTTCTGGCGTTCGGAGCGGCCGGACCCGTTCGACCCGGACGAGGTGGTGCTCGCGGAGGAGCTGGTGGCGCGGGCCGCCGTCTCCATCGACAACGCGCGCCGTTTCACCCGCGAGCACGGCATGGCCGTCACCCTCCAGCGCAGTCTGCTGCCGCGCACGCTGCCCGAGCAGAACGCGCTGGACATCGCCTACCGGTACCTGCCGGCGCAGGCCGGGGTCGGCGGCGACTGGTTCGACGTGCTGCCGCTGTCCGGGGCGCGGGTGGCGCTGGTCGTGGGGGACGTGGTGGGGCACGGGCTGCACGCGGCCGCCACGATGGGCCGGCTGCGCACCGCCGTCCACAACTTCTCCGCGCTGGACCTCGCGCCCGAGGAACTGCTCGGCCTGGTGGACGAGCTGGTGGCCCGGATCGACCAGGACGAGGAGGCGGACGGCACCAGCGCGCCGGTCTCCGGGGCCACCTGTCTGTACGCGATCTACGACCCGGTCTCGCGGCGCTGCACGATCGCCCGGGCCGGCCATCCGCCGCCGGCGCTGGTGCGTCCCGACGGGCGCGTCGAGTATCCGGACGTACCGGCCGGGCCGCCGCTGGGGCTGGGCGGACTGCCGTTCGAGACGGCGGAGCTGGAGCTGCCCGAGGGCAGCCGGCTGGTGCTCTACACGGACGGGCTGGTGGAGGACCGGCAGCGGGACATCGACACCGGCCTCGACCTGCTGCGGGCCGCGCTGGAGCGCGGGGCGGACGGCACGCCGGACCAGATCTGCCGGACCGTGCTGGAGTCCATGCTGCCGGCCCGGCCCAACGACGACATCGCCCTGATCGTCGCCCGCACCCGGGGACTGGGCGCCGACCGGGTCGCCGAGTGGGACGTGCCGATGGATCCGGCGGCGGTGGGCGTGGTGCGGTCCGCGGTGGTGCGGCAGCTCGACCTGTGGGGTCTGGAGGAGCTGTCCTTCACCACGGAGCTGATCCTGAGCGAGCTGGTCACCAACGCGATCCGGTACGGCGCGGCCCCGGTGCGGGTGCGGCTGCTGCGGGACCGGACGCTGATCTGCGAGGTCGCTGACAGCAGCAACACCTCGCCGCATCTGCGGTACGCGGCGATGACGGACGAGGGCGGGCGCGGTCTGTTCCTGGTGGCGCAGCTCACGGACCGCTGGGGGACCCGGTACACCCCGACCGGCAAGATCATCTGGGCGGAACAGCCGCTGCCCTGA